The following are from one region of the Nostoc cf. commune SO-36 genome:
- a CDS encoding DUF3859 domain-containing protein gives MTQRLTQEQLSQIVTEVESLQVRREAELDQQQVREILQELNLPPELLDEALIQLNRRQALEVQQRRNRWISYGVVAVLVIVSASTIFFMQQQNSALSRVSAQQDRITLIEDNGGDLKTISRQTNAEVLYRVTLKDAPLGKKLALSCNWIDPSGQIVKQNNYQTREINTSVWDTQCRYTINPAATVGNWKVQMFLEGRQISDETFEVK, from the coding sequence ATGACGCAGCGACTGACTCAAGAGCAATTATCACAAATAGTCACAGAAGTAGAAAGTCTGCAAGTGCGTCGAGAAGCGGAACTAGACCAACAGCAGGTTAGAGAAATTTTACAGGAGTTAAATTTACCACCTGAGTTACTAGATGAAGCGCTGATTCAATTAAATCGCCGCCAAGCGCTGGAGGTACAGCAACGCCGGAATCGATGGATTAGTTATGGAGTCGTGGCAGTCTTAGTGATAGTGAGTGCATCGACAATATTTTTCATGCAGCAGCAAAATTCTGCCCTTTCCCGTGTTTCTGCTCAACAAGACCGCATCACCTTAATAGAAGATAATGGCGGCGACTTAAAGACAATTTCTCGCCAAACAAATGCAGAGGTGTTGTACCGTGTCACCTTAAAGGATGCACCCTTGGGTAAAAAGCTGGCTCTCTCTTGTAATTGGATTGACCCAAGTGGTCAAATTGTCAAGCAAAACAACTATCAAACCCGCGAGATTAATACCTCTGTCTGGGATACCCAGTGTCGCTACACTATTAACCCGGCTGCAACTGTTGGCAATTGGAAAGTGCAGATGTTCTTGGAAGGTCGGCAGATTAGTGATGAAACCTTTGAAGTTAAATAG